GATCCAGCTCCCCCACCGTACCGTCCCGCCTTcccgtgctaggtttatgGTCGGGCAGTCCAGTCAACTGTAGTGAGATGGAAAGAGAGAGTGTGTGACTTTTATTTATCATCATCGCGAAGGCTGCTGTTTCAACAAAAAACTTCTTTTCCATCAACGAACTGCTTATCTCCTCTTTACGCTCACCAGTGTCGACTCTGTCAAGACGGCTAGTACATTTTAGCACAGACCTTGTTTCCTCTGCTGGGTACCATATTACAGCGTGTTTCTGCCTACCTAGGTACCTGTGCCGAATTTAATGGCCCCGGCTCCGTCATAGGCACCCCTCTCGGCCTCACTTGACTCTTACTCGACCCTCCGTCACCACTCGCTACAGTGCCATTCCATTCCATACCACACATCATCTTGCCTTACCCCAGGCTACGTACTTGGGGTCCTTTACATAAGGCTACCTGCTGTTAGTCACCCGCCGTCAAACGCCAACGCCACCTTCCGATTTCTGCTCTGTACCCTCAGACATCCTTCTATCCTTGGTCTTCTCCCAAGACCTCCCTTAAACCGCCACGATTCCCCCCACCACGAGGAAGCggaaggctgctgaggcgACGATTTCCTCTGCCAACAGAGACGAAGAGCCCAACAAGAGAGTCATCGCCTCAGCTGCCGTCGTAGACAAACACGCCCTGCCCCCAACTCCACTCACCACCGCCAGCAACCCCATGGATTCCGAGGAGGAATACATGTCGGCTCTTTCGAGCGACGACGAGATAATGCAGGACGAAAGCGGCGATGAGATATCCGCAGGTGAAGGTGTGTTTCCCAATATCCTCCGGGATCCCCCATATTCCACTACCTTGGTTActaatgatgttgacatcACAGActttgatgacgaagagTTCGACGAGCCCGATCCTGACTTTGGTCTAATCAaagatgcagagaagaagaagaaatccGCACATGTGGTATCATACAAAGTCTATGAACCGAGCGATATCCAACGCCAACAGGATGACATGATCAGCGAAGTCAACATGATTTTAGACATGCAGAAAGAGGACGCGGCCATCTTGCTTCGCCATTTCCGATGGAATAAAGAGAGGTTGCTTGAGGACTATATGGACAGGCCAGAAAAAGTACTCGAAGCTGCTGGATTAAGCAGCAATACATCCAGCCCTCCAAAGCTGGAGGTTATCCCTGGCTTCACATGTGACATATGctgtgaggatgaggagggcCTCGAGTCATTTGCCATGAAATGTGGTCATCGCTACTGTGTTGATTGCTACCGGCACTACTTGACACAAAAGATCCGTGAAGAGGGGGAGGCTGCTAGGATCCAATGCCCCTCTGATGGATGTGGTCGCATCCTTGACTCAGCGTCACTCGATGTTCTGGTCACCCCAGCACTCGCAGATCGATATCAAGAACTACTCAACAGAACGTATGTCGAAGACAAGGACAATTTTAAGTGGTGCCCTGCCCCCAGACTGCCCCAACGCTCTCGAATGCGGCGTCAAAAAGAAGGACCTAGGCAAGATCGTCCCTACTGTCGAGTGTCGATGCGGGTATAGATTCTGCTTTGGTTGTCCGAACCCCGACCACCAACCAGCTCCCTGTGAGCTCGTTAAGAAATGGCTCAAGAAGTGCGCCGACGACTCAGAAACAGCCAACTGGATCTCGGCCAACACTAAAGAATGCCCAAAGTGCAACTCGACGATCGAAAAGAACGGAGGCTGCAACCATATGACTTGTCGAAAGTGCAAATATGAGTTTTGCTGGATGTGCATGGGACTTTGGTCCGAGCACGGCACCAGCTGGTATAACTGCAATAGATATGAGGAAAAGAGCGGATCTGAGGCTCGTGATGCACAAGCTAAATCCCGGACATCTCTTGAACGATATTTGCACTACTACAACCGATATGCCAACCACGAACAATCGGCCAAGCTCGATAAGGACATTGCTCAAAAGACCGAAAAAAAGATGGTTCAGCTTCAGACAGCATCGGGAATGTCCTGGATTGAGGTTCAGTACCTCAATTCCGCGTCCCAGGCTCTTCAAACATGCCGACAAACGCTCAAGTGGACATatgcttttgctttttatCTCGCCAGGAACAACCTGACAGAGATTTTTGAGGATAACCAGAAAGACCTCGAGATGGCTGTGGAGAACCTGTCTGAAATGTTCGAGAAACCCACTGCAGAATTGTCTGACCCCAAACTCAAGGTTGATATCATGGACAAAACTTCATACTGCAACAAGCGTCGCGTCATTCTGCTTGAGGATACAGCCGAGAACCTTGCAATTGGTATTACTACCCTGACCCCTTCCAGTATTCCGTTCATTTGACTAATGTTCGTGCCTTTAGGTAAATGGATTTTCAACTCGGACCTATTAGCTGCGACCACTTCTGCGCCCGTCAACCGTCGCTGAGGCTCAATTACGACATGACGCCAGAATCACTATCAGTATCTCTCGAGCACAGAATTGACTCTTTCAGCACGAAGTTAGAGAAGCCACTGGCCTAAATCCCAACGGTTGCCGTGTATCAAGGCTATGGCTATGGCTCCACTGATTGGCTGTATTACTCAGCCTTGAACTTGCATAAACATCGGATTTGATGAATGTAGCACAGCAAGGTTACGCAGGAGAAGAAAATTTGCCCAAACTCGCTGGCTGCCCCCTTATTCCATGGCTGACTAGAACTTGGCCTCAATCTATTCCTGTATCAtttgttcttgttgttcttcCATAGTTCCCTCGTCGTCAGTCATCGTGACCTGTTGCCCCCTGAAAATCGACGAGGCATGGGATCATGGCGTTGGCCCGTTGCCAGAGGCGTTGGCGTGAAGAAAGGGTTATGCTGCTGGAGCCTGGAAGATCTTGGTTTATAGACTTGTTATGGCATGGTGTTTTCAGCTCTTGGTGGTAAGGATCATGATATTCAACAAGCGGGCACGTAAATGAGAACAATCACATATGCTgtttatttttatttttagaTATTCAAGAATGACTAAAGTGTAGCACTGCTACAAAATCGCACAGAGGCAATTTTCGTGAAAACACAACCAATTTGCAACCCCGAAGTGTTATTGAGGGTCGTACGGACGGGATGCAACTGGGATATTGGGGTCCAATTGCATTATTTTATGATCTTAGTGACAAAATAATATTGCCAAAACGCCTATCTAATATTTGACTTACTCATGTTGTCTTCCGTCGTTTAATGCATAGACAGACACGCACTAGTTCCATAAGACTCCAGCTCCGCCCATATCCTGTTCTCTCCATACAGTTTAGCAAACACTACTGCAGTTACAacgaaaaagcaaaaagaagAACGCCCGACAAATGCTATGTTCATTACGACCAGTCTCACTTTGGAAAGCTTGTTGGCTGTAAGATGAGAGGTTTCCGAGCAAGAATGTAAGTTCTATGCGAAGGCAAAACGGGATAGGTTGAGTTTCTTCGGAGGAAGATCgacctcatcttcattttcgtcttcctcgtcacTAGCGGGGATGATTTGATCTTCGCTTCCACATTTATTAAGATCCGCAACCTCATCCAGATTGACCTTGGGTAAGGGTATAAATGCAGGGTTGACAGGTACACCAGAGAGGAACTGCTTGTCGGTGTTGTTGGTGCGCGGTTTGGGTAGCTTGGGGGACATGGGGCCGTTCATCGCACGAGCACCAAGACGCTGTAAAGGTGTCATGCGAGAAGCTGCAGTTGAAGGTGCAGTTGAGGGGGTAGAGGCTGCACTGAAGACGGAAGAGCGGCGCGATGCAGTCGAAGCGGGTGTCTCGTTTGGCTTAGTATAAGAGAACTGGCGGATATCTGGTCTTGAGGGAGTAGAAGAAACCCGCGATGCAGAAGCCgcagatgaaggaggaggcatGGAAGCGTCACAGGATGACATGAGGGtttcatcatccttgacaaACGAGATATGGCTCTCACTGTCTGCAGTTGTCGAAGTCTCTTGGCTCTGCTTCTCTTCAAACACCGACACACTCTTCTTGGTTTTATCGGCAGACTTCCAACCCTCAAAATCAGGTAATGCCAGAAGCGCTTCGTCGAGCGAATCATCTGACAACAGATAAGCGTCGCTCTTCGCCCGCCTTGGACTTCTCCGTAGTTTCGGTGCAGGGAAAAATCTGCTCTTTTGTGGCAAACCTCCCTCAGGTCCAGCTTCGTTTTCCTCACACAAACGCGCCTTCTTGGGTGGTCGGTTTGCAGGGTCAGTCGAAGCGCTAGCAGTAGTGCGGGAAGGCTCGGTGCCTGCAGAAGACGTACGCCTCGTGGTAGTAGGACTGTTGACAAAACTGTTGAGCATGTTGGCGATGGGTTCCGTACGGCGGCGATGAAGTCTTGGGGATGTGCGGGTACGGGTCACATCCGACCCCTGAGAGTGACTCGGAGCAGTCTGGATTGTTTCATCCAGATACGGCCTGGGGAGCGGAAACACGCGGGGTACCAATCCTCCTCCAGTAATCTGAGAAACCCTCTGAGGGTCAACTTCAAAACAATTAGGATCCATCTCACCCATAGGTATCCGACTGGATCCCTTGAAATAGGAGCTGATAGGCTTCATCGTAGGCGGAGGCTGGTCAATGGCACCATGGGCCAGCTGTGAATGCCTTCTCTTGGACGGTGTTGTCGAGGTGACAATTAAAGTCTTGGTGATTGGGTTCATGTCACCTCTGGCGATAGACCGTGCTATCTCAGGCTCTACAAAGGCTCCGATGAAGGGCATCTCCTCTGCCGTCCGTTCTCCGTCCAGATCTGTAAGGTGAACCAGTTCCCGTTTGGTCGGACAAAAAACCCACTGATGCAGGAATGTCAGCTCGGCTTGGTAGAACTGCGTCAAGTAATTTTCGGACACCTTTCTCCCTTGCATCTGAACCATCCGGACTATCCGCTCTGGTGCCTTTGTCTTGCGAAGCATACGATATGCTGTCTTCAGCCCAATGCCTGGAAGTCCGCGCAAATAGCCGCAACCACTGAAGATGGCCATTCGTCGAAATTCGGAATCAGACCAACCGGTCAATGAAACCTCTCTGCAGGCACAGAAATCCTTGCGGTTGATCTCTATACAGTTGCCATATTGGTCCAGTTTGGTGAGAAGCTTCTTAGCGCCGAAAACGAGGAGATCGGAGTCGTCCGAGATGATGCCGTTGATGAGACCCTGTCGCTCGAGATAGACAAGCTGTGCATCGGCTTCGTAGGGGGCGACAACGTAAGGGATATCAAGCTTTTTAAGCAGTTGAATGAGAGCAGATGCCATCTCAGGGGTGATATCAATGCATTTCTGGAACTCCTGTGTGGCCTGGGCAGGTTTTCCGGCGCGCAACAGTTCCATTGcagcctttttcttctcattTCTTTTGGTGTCCCGGGATTCTTCTGTAGCGGCTTTGCTTGGGAGAAAATCGCCGTCGAATACCATGTAGGGTGTCACACCAAAATGCCGAAGCATGCGTACTCGATTCATGGCAGCATGCAGGTATCTGGCAATGGCATTAGCATGCTTCGCTGTCATACGgttgacttcttcaacctaCTTCTGAGTCGGCTTTCCCTGACCAAGCTCTAATGCACAGCAATAGGCGGCACGATGGAGCCAACCGTACGCGTCAACTCCGAGAACCTGGCCATCGTACTTTTTGAGTTGAGTCGGCTTCTGAATCGATTTGAGAAGAGGTAGAAGCCCTTGAGAACGATCAGTTTATATAGACAGGAATGGATATTCGGAGAGATAATACCTGACACACCCATGTTGAAGACTGGAGGGCTTCAGTGCTAGTGGCGATTATTGATTGTTGGGCTTTGCAGTCGCAGCCCCAAAAGGGACTTGGGCAGCTTCAAGCCAAAATGATTCGTCTTTGCATGCGTCAACAATTAAACATTGCGACGGGCCGTAATGAGCTTTGTTGTGCCGTGGATAGACGCGTCGAAAAGTTGACAAGGACGCGATGGCAGATCGTGCAGCGGTATCGAGGGCGGCGATGATTAAACGACCAGATCTGTCTAACAAACAACGAATTTGAGATATAACACAGCCAAGTCCGCAAACAAATATGAGGTACAATCTTGTCGAGAGGCTGAAGGTGCGGCTCCAGGTCAAAGGTGGTCGAAAGAGACGTCTCTAGAGGTGGAGATATTTTGCCTGTGGTGATCAAGAGGTCAACAGCCTCGGACTAAAAAGCACTTAGTGAGGTGGGCTGCCTTGGATGGGACGCGACCCCTGAAGCTTCCGTTTTAATGGGCTCCATAGGCGCGTCGATAGGCGCGATCTTTCCATTCCTTAGATCACTGAACCCCTGGGATAAGCCTAGTTCCCGCAGCTCGGTATTTCCCCAGCAACTTGAGATCGTTAAAAGCCCCACTGAAGATGTCGAGCCGTCAGGTAGCTGCCCTGTAACTTGATATTCTCGAGTTAGCTATCTATCGACGAGTGAGACATACGAAACATAGAAACTGAAAGCAGTCCCAGATATTGCATCATGTCTAGGACATTGTAATCGTAAAATCACTTCATTGGCTCCCATCTTCTCAACTCACTATCATCTATCATGGAGTCGCGACAAGTACAGATATAATGATTAAATCAACCAAGTATTAAAAACACTGAGTATACGTATGACCAGGATCTCAACCAGGACGTGAAGGATCAGAAAagatagtattatattttctatCAAGACATGCACTTACTAAAGTGTTTTTTTCAGTTCAGTAAGCCACTCATGTCGATTTTGCACCTATCCATCTATTAGAAATCTTACTGgcccatcatgacaacaGTGGAGCACTAAAGGTTCCCAGGCTCCGACCTAGGtcagaaagaaaaaaaatcCTTGCAGGTTATAGATAGCCACGACCACATAGTTTGTACAAGCGGACAATACACATACAGCACCCAAAAGATAAAGATTCACCATGCCCACCACTCTTCACAAGACCCGCAAGCAGATTTCAAAAAAGAGAAATGGCGTCGTTAATGCTCTACATGAAAAGTCCAGAGACTCAATGCGCCTTCACAAGGCTGGTGTAAGAGACCAGCGCATTGAGAAACTCGCAGCTGCCAGGAGTAAAAAGGAACAACCTCTAGGTACACTATAAACAAACGACTCGTCCAACTCTCAAAATATCTTACTTATCTAACCGCATCTTAGTTGACCGTGTTGCTTTCTTTCAACAAGCTCTACGCCTTAAAGACAGAGATAACAAAGGTGCCCCAGAAATTGATGAGGTTCAGCGCATGATTCACAGGTAAGTCTGGAAGAATAGTCTTGGTTACAAAGATTACTAAGGAATTCCTAGTTTCGTTCATCAATACGATGAGGAGTATAACGAAACCAAGAAGGCCCGTCGCCCTGGCCGGCCTGCTAGTGTGAAAGAAGATCTCTTGAAAGCCAAAATCAACATACTAGAGGAAGAGTACAAGAGTGGTTTTGGTACGTTATGTGAATCTACAAGGAAGATGGAGGGAACTAACATTGTGACAGTTATGCCTGATCTCTTGGACAATGTAAATGTGAACGCACTTCACCTTTGGGAAGGCTCCTGGTCATATCTCACCCAACTGAAATGGGTCAAGGTCAATAGTGAAGGCCAAGTCAGACCGACCAGCTTCCCATCAGGCGGCACCAACTGAGTATCTGGCGCATATCAGGATGCACTGAATCAATAATACAACCTGAAGTGGGATGACTGCCGTCTCATATACAGGCGAGCTCGACCACGCAGTAGTTGTACAAGGACGATTTGAAAGACACCGGGTCAAACGAGCAAGACCATAACCCCCATCAAGTGCTCAACATGAACACCAAGGAATACAATACAAACCGATTCTATGGATCCGATGGACAACGAATCTATCGCCACCATCTTCCTGCCGCAAGCAATGCAGGGAAGATTCTAGAAGCTAGACACGAACAAGCTGCCTGGACATCCCATCAATGGTCTTGAGTAATGGGTAGGTATCGTGTTGGAGGATGATTTGATTCATACGTTCAGACTGAAAATAGAGGGAGAGAAGGAAGCTACAAGTCTTCTTGCGTTCACAATTCTTACACTACCCACAGCTCTGTGGTTATTCAACATCAACGGCGACTCAAATTACGTGATGTTCAAACAGAGAACCCTTTTGGTAAGGAAAAGGTTACCGGAACCATCCAGCATTTCTTACTCATGATACGCTATGAACTACCTATCGTATAATGCAAGATTCATGTTCAAATTAAATCTACGTAACAATTGATGTCCTTTCGACCGCCAGTGATTGTCACCAGTAAAAATTGCTTCCTTTTGCACCCTTGAAGTGTTTCTACGCCACGTGATGGTGATGCCCCGCTCTGATGGAAGAGATCGTCCAGTCTGAGTCCAGTAAATTATTAGCAAACCCGCCGGGAAGTTGTCGTCCCCAAAAATTTCAGGACGAGCTTTTGAACTGCTTTAGAAGCTTCTATCATCATCTGTATACAACACAAATTTCTTCCAATTCCCCCCAACAACGACCTGTTCTTCCTCCCTATACGCTTTATACACTTTTATAGCGGCCCCTCAATAATTTAATCACAATGTTCTCTGCCCGCAACGTCGTCCGATCTGCGCCCCGCGCTGTCTCCCGACTCTCAGGTGCTGCTCTGCGACAGACCGCCCGCCCCAGGGCCTTCACCAAGGCTGCTTCTGCCCTACGACCCGCCCAGGCTGCGTTCTCTACCACAAGCTTCCGTAAGGCTACTGAGAACGATGGTGAGCTTAGCGCCAAGCTCGAGAGCgagatcaagatcgaggaggaCATCAAGGCCAGCGAGCAGGACCCTGCCAGCATCAAGGATTTCTTGAACAACAGCGCCTTTGAGCTCGTTGACACACCCGGCCAGGAGATTGTCAAGCTGGTTCGCGACTTTGGCGATGAGAAGTCAGTATTCGCACCTCCCATTGGTTTCAACAGTCAGCTAACAACGCTATTGCAGGATCACCGTCAGCTTCTCCATTGCCGACATCACCAACTACGACCCCTACGGTGAGGAGAGCGCACTCGAGGAGGAAGGttttgaggatgagggcgCCCAGGGCAGCCAGCGCAACGCTCGCGCCAACGAGGAAATCGATGAGGAGCTCGATGAGGatgccgaggaggagagcaACCCCCCTATCAACCTATCAATTGTTGTCGAGAAGCCTGGCAAGGCCTCTGGAGCCCTGAACATCGATGCCAGCGCTCAGGAAGGACACATTGTTGTCGAGAACCTCTTCTATTACACCGACGCCTCGGTCGCCAAGGTCGAGAGCCCCGACGCCGCCCAGAAGCGTGCTGATGTCTACCCCGGTCCTCCCTTCGGCAGCCTCGACGACGACCTCCAGGTCCTCATGGAGCGCTTCCTCGAGGAGCGCGGCATCACTCAGGCCCTCGCTGTCTTTGTTCCCGACTACGTGGACGTCAAGGAGCAGCGAGAGTACACCCGGTGGTTGAACAACGTCAAGGCTTTCATTGATGCTTAGGGCGGCTGATGAGTCGCTCAATGCAATGAAAAGTTTCTCACGGCATGGAAGAGCAGAGGAGTATTCGGTTTCAGATATGATGTATTAAAAGTAAGAATTGCCACTCTTGTACTATAGGATAAGATCCACGAGATCAAATGCATGCTAAGATATGTGTAACGATACAATGCCAGCTTTACTATATCCCTTTGAGATTGTGATGAGTAATCTCGATTAGTTGACCGCATTGAACAGTCACGATTTTGAGCGAAGTCGATAGTAGTAAGCAATACATCGTCAAGAGAATCTTGCTATCTAGTCAGCAATAACCCTAGACCTCAAAAACTCCCACAACTCCAAGTAACGAGTGCGCAAGCCCGCCATGCATCTTCGGGGTTCATCGACTTCTGATGCATATATCACCCCCGTGCTACTCTCCGGCGCAATGAAGCTCTATTCCAGAAGTGTCTTTCTGACACAGAAAAGTCCAAAAGAAATACTTCGTATAGCAATCCCAACGACAAAGCTCCCAGTATTCCCTCGGTTGTTCGTCTTTGCAGAAGAAAACCGCATCTAATGCACGACACAACCGAAGCCTCGAAACAAAGGCGAACGTCTACATGATGCCTTCGAGCGACCAGTCACCCTTTTGCGCCCGCTCAAGGACCTCGCGGCCCTTCTCGGTCAGATCGGGCTTGCCATCGTTACCGGTGACATGTTTGAAAAAGACGGGCTGCCACGTTTCCTTGTTGGCCTCACGTTGCCGGGCCTTCTCGCGCTGGGCCTCCTCGAGCTCGACCTTCACCTGGGTAGCCTTGCCATATTGTTTGGCGTGGATAGCATCTGTAACACCACCCCAAAGGGTTAAAGATTCGTTGGGAAGCTGCTTTTCCTTGGGAGGGATGATCTTGGGCGCAACACTGAGGGGTGCAATATCGATAATGGTGTACTGCTCTTCCACAGGTACAGATTTCTGCCACCAGTTAGATTTATGTACTTGAACACATTGAGATTACCACTTACAACTGGTCTGGGACCGAGAGTAAAAACGACCTTCTCCTTCCACGGACCACTCAACCGAGCAAGGACATCTTCATCAGGCACGTCTTGAACTCGAGATTTGTCATCGTTCTCAGGATCGTACTTGAAGACAACGCCATCAATCTTGTTTGTTGTGCGTCCCAGCCAGCCTTCCTCCACATAGTGCAGAATGAccttgatcttggtcttggggCATGTGATGTAAGCGAATTCGCTGACCGATACGCTCAAAGCTCCGCGGAGAAGACCGCCCAGATGGGCCGCCGGGTGGGTAAGCTGGTAAGTCTCGCCATCACGCTTTTCGAGGGTTATGAAGATGCCCATGTTGTGCTCCCCAGGAAGGACCTTGACGGAGGTGCCTGTGAACTTGGCAGTGATCTGGTCAAAACCGCGGGCTGTGATACCCTTCTCAGGGCAGGTGACGTTGAAGGCGCTCACAGGGGGGTGGTGTGAGGTCTGTTCAGTAAGATAGGAGACGCGAATAAGCTTGTCGTCCTTTGCAGCGCCATGCTGGGGCACAGACAGTGAGACGTTCGAAGCGTTCTTATCCCCCTTCGCTGCCACTTTCAGCGCTGAAAGGCCACCCTTGGAGGTGCCATTAGTCTGTTGGAGGCTTGAAGTGTCGATTTTCGGGGCGTTATCTTCAGTTTCCCAGTTACACTACAAAGCAGTCAGTGTTTCTGGAATCCAATCGTCATATGGTTTTGTATTGGTGAAAGTAGAAAAAGATCACGTACCCTGAAGAACTCGCCGAGACATGAATTGTATGGTTTGCAGGGCCTTCCTTTGGCATACTTCAGATCCTTGGTCAGCCAAAAGCGTACGACCTCGAGCATTCGATCGAGAGGGTCATCGGAAGTGCCCATAGCAACAAAGGCATTGGGGGCATCGATATAGGTCCAGTATTCCAAGTTCGGGGTGGGCTCGAGCAACTGCGACGGCAGCGAGAATCTAACTGCTGCAAGATCTGAAACGCCGATGAACCTATCGTCGCAACAAGCGGTCAGCATTTGAAAACAAATATTGGCATCATCCGCTGTCTTGAATGGCAAGTCTTTTCGCGTTGCCAGGTTTGCTTCCACTGCTTACTCCGCTCTACGTGAAGCGGATCTGTCGTCCGATTTCGCTGGCTTGAACCCCAACAGAGCGGTGGAAGCTCTCACGACATGACGTGGCCGACGGAGTAATTGTGAGTCTCTTACTTCTTCAAAATCCCCAGAAATGTTCGCAACTTGGAAGTATCGCTCTGCGTCTCGTCAGGCGCGTCGACCGTGGGTGGCGGTGTCGATGACGACATGGTCGTTGATAagcttggagttgatgaaggAAGACGATGCTTGGTAGTGGGCTACGCTGTCGATATGGCTTTTGCTGAAGAGTAATGACACGTAGCAGGAGTTGATGCGATAGGTGTACAACAGACTGCTGCTAATATAGTAGTAGAAAAGAGACGATCCCGGtgacaaaagaaaaaagatGAGGGGTGGGAGCGACGAAAAAATAGAAGTCTTGTGGTTGCAGACTGAATCGCAAAAGTCAAGAAAGGAAGCGGGCGGTGTTGGTGACGTTTTTGGCGGGGTGGGTTCTTAGTAGGTACTGGTCCAGGTCAAATGGAACTGTTAGAGGCCCCTAAACTTGGGGGGGAGGGGGGGCTTCAGGTACCTGGTTAGAAGGCTTGTCCATGCTCACACAGCCCAGGTACCCTACATTATTTCACGCTTCTTGGCTCGAACGGCCTGAGATCGATTGCAGCGTGCATC
This genomic stretch from Fusarium oxysporum f. sp. lycopersici 4287 chromosome 5, whole genome shotgun sequence harbors:
- a CDS encoding exonuclease 1: MGVSGLLPLLKSIQKPTQLKKYDGQVLGVDAYGWLHRAAYCCALELGQGKPTQKYLHAAMNRVRMLRHFGVTPYMVFDGDFLPSKAATEESRDTKRNEKKKAAMELLRAGKPAQATQEFQKCIDITPEMASALIQLLKKLDIPYVVAPYEADAQLVYLERQGLINGIISDDSDLLVFGAKKLLTKLDQYGNCIEINRKDFCACREVSLTGWSDSEFRRMAIFSGCGYLRGLPGIGLKTAYRMLRKTKAPERIVRMVQMQGRKVSENYLTQFYQAELTFLHQWVFCPTKRELVHLTDLDGERTAEEMPFIGAFVEPEIARSIARGDMNPITKTLIVTSTTPSKRRHSQLAHGAIDQPPPTMKPISSYFKGSSRIPMGEMDPNCFEVDPQRVSQITGGGLVPRVFPLPRPYLDETIQTAPSHSQGSDVTRTRTSPRLHRRRTEPIANMLNSFVNSPTTTRRTSSAGTEPSRTTASASTDPANRPPKKARLCEENEAGPEGGLPQKSRFFPAPKLRRSPRRAKSDAYLLSDDSLDEALLALPDFEGWKSADKTKKSVSVFEEKQSQETSTTADSESHISFVKDDETLMSSCDASMPPPSSAASASRVSSTPSRPDIRQFSYTKPNETPASTASRRSSVFSAASTPSTAPSTAASRMTPLQRLGARAMNGPMSPKLPKPRTNNTDKQFLSGVPVNPAFIPLPKVNLDEVADLNKCGSEDQIIPASDEEDENEDEVDLPPKKLNLSRFAFA
- a CDS encoding ubiquitin-conjugating enzyme E2, other, encoding MDVVASLTQRHSMFWSPQHSQIDIKNYSTERMSKTRTILSGALPPDCPNALECGVKKKDLGKIVPTVECRCGYRFCFGCPNPDHQPAPCELVKKWLKKCADDSETANWISANTKECPKCNSTIEKNGGCNHMTCRKCKYEFCWMCMGLWSEHGTSWYNCNRYEEKSGSEARDAQAKSRTSLERYLHYYNRYANHEQSAKLDKDIAQKTEKKMVQLQTASGMSWIEVQYLNSASQALQTCRQTLKWTYAFAFYLARNNLTEIFEDNQKDLEMAVENLSEMFEKPTAELSDPKLKVDIMDKTSYCNKRRVILLEDTAENLAIGKWIFNSDLLAATTSAPVNRR